A portion of the Actomonas aquatica genome contains these proteins:
- a CDS encoding ExbD/TolR family protein, protein MITRPLDLASKLRPPPRSMDTVFYANLVLLGLFFALFGSRFVISPSMELGSGNFALPVAENPAVTGASSTAVISVLGADMVFTADGRMTYGELSLWLPTQVARGGEQESRLLVRADARVAAQDLVRLSDMARAAGFSGVQLALENPRDVLQVQPNP, encoded by the coding sequence GTGATCACCCGCCCATTGGATCTGGCGTCCAAGTTGCGTCCGCCGCCACGGAGTATGGATACGGTGTTTTATGCCAACCTCGTCTTGTTGGGGCTGTTCTTCGCGTTGTTTGGGTCCCGTTTTGTGATTTCCCCGAGTATGGAGCTGGGAAGCGGTAACTTCGCCTTGCCCGTAGCGGAGAATCCGGCGGTGACCGGAGCGAGTTCTACCGCTGTGATCAGTGTGCTGGGGGCGGATATGGTGTTCACGGCGGATGGACGGATGACCTACGGCGAATTGAGCCTCTGGCTGCCGACTCAAGTTGCCCGGGGCGGCGAGCAGGAATCGCGTTTGCTGGTGCGGGCAGACGCCCGAGTGGCAGCGCAGGATTTGGTGCGGCTGTCTGATATGGCCCGGGCGGCTGGTTTTTCCGGGGTGCAGCTGGCGTTGGAGAACCCGCGTGACGTGCTGCAGGTGCAGCCCAATCCCTAA
- the tuf gene encoding elongation factor Tu, translated as MAKGTFERTKPHVNVGTIGHVDHGKTTTTTAILKVQADKGLAEFKSYADIAKGGTVRDASKIVTISVAHVEYETANRHYAHVDCPGHADFVKNMITGAAQMDGAILVVSAADGPMPQTREHILLARQVGVPKIVVWLNKVDLIDDEELLELVEMEIRELLSKYQFDGDNAQIVRGSATAALEGKPGGAEAIGNLMDAIDAEIPEPARETDKPFLMSVEDVFSITGRGTVATGRIERGIIKLNEQVEIVGIKDTATTVVTGIEMFRKLLDSGQAGDNVGLLLRGVDKDSIERGQVIAAMKSITPHKKAKAEIYVLGKDEGGRHTPFFNGYRPQFYFRTTDVTGVITLPEGVEMVMPGDNVSVDIELICPIAMEKTQRFAIREGGRTIGAGRIVEITE; from the coding sequence ATGGCTAAAGGCACATTCGAGCGCACCAAACCGCACGTCAACGTCGGCACCATCGGCCACGTCGACCACGGCAAAACCACCACCACCACGGCTATCCTGAAGGTTCAGGCCGACAAGGGGTTGGCGGAATTCAAGTCCTACGCGGACATCGCGAAGGGCGGCACCGTGCGTGACGCGTCCAAGATCGTGACCATCTCCGTCGCCCACGTGGAGTATGAGACCGCCAATCGTCACTACGCTCACGTCGACTGCCCCGGCCACGCCGACTTCGTGAAGAACATGATCACGGGTGCTGCCCAGATGGACGGCGCCATCCTCGTGGTTTCCGCTGCTGACGGCCCGATGCCGCAGACTCGCGAGCACATCCTCCTCGCCCGCCAGGTTGGCGTGCCGAAGATCGTGGTTTGGCTGAACAAGGTCGACCTCATCGACGACGAGGAGCTCCTCGAGCTCGTCGAGATGGAAATCCGTGAGCTTCTCTCGAAGTATCAGTTCGACGGCGACAATGCCCAGATCGTCCGTGGTTCTGCCACCGCCGCCCTCGAGGGCAAGCCGGGTGGTGCTGAGGCCATCGGTAATCTGATGGATGCCATCGACGCTGAGATCCCGGAGCCGGCTCGCGAGACCGACAAGCCCTTCCTCATGTCTGTTGAAGACGTCTTCTCGATCACGGGTCGCGGCACCGTTGCCACCGGTCGTATCGAGCGCGGTATCATCAAGCTCAACGAGCAGGTTGAAATCGTTGGTATTAAGGACACTGCCACCACCGTCGTGACCGGTATCGAAATGTTCCGCAAGCTGCTCGACAGCGGCCAGGCTGGTGACAACGTCGGCCTCCTCCTCCGTGGTGTCGATAAGGACTCCATCGAGCGCGGTCAGGTCATCGCGGCCATGAAGTCCATCACCCCGCACAAGAAGGCCAAGGCCGAGATCTACGTGCTGGGCAAGGATGAAGGCGGCCGTCACACCCCGTTCTTCAACGGCTACCGTCCGCAGTTCTACTTCCGCACGACCGACGTCACTGGCGTCATCACCCTCCCCGAGGGTGTCGAGATGGTCATGCCGGGTGACAATGTCTCCGTCGACATCGAGCTGATCTGCCCGATCGCCATGGAGAAGACCCAGCGCTTCGCCATCCGCGAAGGCGGTCGCACCATCGGTGCCGGTCGTATCGTCGAGATCACTGAATAA
- a CDS encoding MotA/TolQ/ExbB proton channel family protein — protein MGDFEFSLLAQGGPMMLVLLVMAVAAVVLFAERTLYLHRGQIRSTAFVDGIKNILEKRRVMEALTVCEETPGPVAAVVKSALLHVHDDEAKMRFAVQEAGIVEIPALERRLGSIAAIAQIAPLVGLLGTALGMATTFYAFMSGGAEYATARALADGMWQALLVTIGSLTLAIPAHLGYHFLSGRVRAIVRDVEWAGNEIMRYLLVDYRRGVLADQGREAGVVERRQPAAESDPLKEEGESS, from the coding sequence ATGGGTGATTTCGAATTCAGTCTCTTGGCACAGGGCGGACCAATGATGTTGGTATTGCTGGTCATGGCCGTAGCAGCGGTGGTGTTATTCGCTGAGCGCACGCTCTATCTGCATCGTGGCCAGATCCGTTCCACGGCCTTTGTCGACGGCATTAAGAACATTCTCGAGAAGAGACGGGTGATGGAGGCCTTGACGGTATGTGAGGAAACCCCCGGGCCGGTCGCAGCGGTGGTGAAATCGGCGCTGTTGCACGTGCATGATGATGAAGCGAAGATGCGGTTTGCGGTGCAGGAGGCTGGCATCGTCGAGATCCCGGCCTTGGAGCGTCGCTTGGGCTCGATCGCGGCGATCGCGCAGATCGCGCCGTTGGTGGGGCTGCTGGGCACGGCGCTGGGCATGGCGACCACCTTTTATGCGTTTATGAGCGGCGGAGCGGAGTATGCGACCGCGCGGGCGCTGGCGGACGGGATGTGGCAGGCTCTGCTGGTGACGATCGGTAGTCTGACTTTGGCGATCCCGGCTCATTTGGGTTACCATTTTCTCAGCGGTCGAGTGCGGGCGATCGTGCGTGATGTAGAGTGGGCGGGAAATGAGATCATGCGCTACCTTTTGGTCGACTATCGGCGCGGAGTGTTGGCGGACCAGGGTCGAGAGGCCGGGGTGGTTGAGCGGCGGCAGCCGGCGGCGGAATCGGACCCCTTGAAGGAGGAAGGCGAATCGTCGTGA